A window of Mycobacterium bourgelatii genomic DNA:
GTCGGAGAGCTTCTCGCCGTCGATGTCGGCTTGGATCAACTGGGTGACGATGTCGTCGCCCGGGTTCCTGCCCCGCTCCTCGGCCATCTGCATCGCGTAGCCGATCAACTGCGCCGACGACATCTTCGGGTCGACGTGGGCGAACTCGGGGTCTTCGGTACCGGTCATCTCGTTGGACCAGTCGAAGATCTTGCCGCGGTCCTCCTGGGGCACTCCAAGCAGATCGGCGATTGCCTGCAGCGGCAGCTCACAGGCCACCTGCTCGACGAAGTCACCGGAACCCGCGGCGGCCGCCGCCTGGGCGATCTTCTGCGCGCGCGCGTTCAGCTCGTCCTTGAGCCGCCCGACGGCACGCGGAGTGAACCCGCGGGAGATGATCTTGCGCAGCCGGGTGTGGTGTGGCGCGTCCATGTTCAGCATGACGAACCGCTGCACCTCGATGTCCTCGCGGGCGATGTCGTTGCTGAACCGGGGAATCACGCCGTTTTCGTAGCTGGAGAAGATGTCGCTGCGACGCGACACCTCCTTGACGTCGTTCAGCTTGGTGACCGCCCAGTACCCGCCGTCATGGAAGCCGCCGCCATTGCCAGGAGCCTGCTCGGTCCACCAGACCGGGGCCTTCGCCCGCAGTTCCGCGAACTCTTCGACCGGCAGCCGACTCACGTAGATGTCGGGATCGGTGAAATCGAACCCGGGGGGAAGATTGGGGGTGGGCACGGTAGTTCTCCTTCTACAGTCTTCGCTGACCGACCGGTACAACTCAGGTTTCAAGCACTAGTTGTCCTAGTGATCTTCTGATGCCAGTAAAACATGCCTTCACCGTAGGCAAAAGGCATCAGAGCATCCTTGCTTGTCATATTAATGAAACGTGTTCTAGCCTTGCCACATGGGTAACCCGGTAATCGTCGAAGCCACTCGCAGCCCGATCGGCAAGCGCGGGGGATGGCTATCAGGACTGCACGCCACCGAGCTGCTCGGGGCGACTCAGAAGGCGCTGGTGGAGAAGGCCGGTATTGACGCCGGCGACGTCGAACAGGTCGTCGGTGGCTGCGTAACGCAGTTCGGCGAGCAGTCGAACAACATCACCCGAGTGAGCTGGCTCGTGGCCGGCCTGCCCGAGCACGTCGGCGCTACGACGGTGGATTGCCAGTGCGGCAGCAGTCAGCAGGCCAACGGTCTGGTAGCCGGCCTGATCGCGGCCGGCGTTATCGACATCGGCATCGCATGCGGAATCGAGGCCATGAGCCGGGTGGGCCTCGGCGCCAATGCGGGTCCCGACCGCAGCATCCTGCGGCCCGCATCGTGGGACATCGACCTGCCCGACCAGTTCACCGCCGCCGAGCGGATCGCCAAGCGCCGCGGCATCACGCGCGAGGACATCGACCAGTTCGGCTTCGACTCGCAGCGCAAGGCCAAGCTGGCGTGGGCCGAGGGCCGCTTCGACCGGGAGATCTCGCCGATCGAGGCCCCGGTGCTGGACGAGAACAAGCGGCCTACGGACGAGCGCGCACCCGTGACCCGCGACCAGGGCCTGCGCGACACCACCCTGGAGGGCCTGAGCCAGCTCAAGCCGGTGATCGAAGGCGGCATCCACACGGCCGGCACGTCGTCGCAGATTTCCGACGGCGCGGCCGCGGTCTTGTGGATGGACGAAGACAAGGCCAAGGCACTCGGTCTGCGCCCGCGCGCCCGGATCGTCAGCCACGCTCTCGTCGGCGCCGAGCCCTACTACCACCTCGACGGTCCGGTGCAGTCGACGGCGAAGGTGCTGGAGAAGGCTGGCATGAAGATCGGCGACATCGACATCGTCGAGATCAACGAGGCCTTCGCCTCCGTCGTGCTGTCCTGGGCCCGGGTCCACGAGCCCGACATGGATCGCGTCAACGTCAACGGCGGAGCCATCGCGCTGGGACACCCGGTGGGCTCCACCGGCAGCCGGCTGATCACCACCGCGCTGCACGAACTGGAGCGCACCGACAAGAGCACCGCGTTGATCACCATGTGCGCCGGTGGCGCCCTCTCGACGGGCACCATCATCGAGCGCATCTAGTCAGTGCTTGTCTCCGACGAAAGCCGGATCGGGGCCGCGCAGGCATACATCGATGCGTTAGTCAGTCATGACGCCGCGGCGGTCCCGTTCGCGGCTGGCTGCACCCGCATCGAGCTGGGCCTCAAGAATGGCTTCTCCGGAAATCACTTGCGGCGCAGCCTCAATCGCGGCCTTCAGTACCGGATCATCGCCGACGCCACAACGCCGGACTACCGCATCGACGGCGACGAGGTGCACGCCGTTTACGACGTGCTGACCAAGGCGGCGGTGGCCGGCCGGCGGATCGCCGCACGGGTCGACGAGACCTTCGTGATCCCTGCCGAGAGTCCCAGCGGGAAGGCTGAGATTCAGCACATCCGGGCACACTTCAAGCCATTCCTTCGTAGCCAGTCATAGCTAGGATTACCGCCATGCCGAAAACAGCACCACGGTTCTTGAATTCGCCGTTCGCCGACTTCTTCATCAAGTGGATGTCGCGCTTCAACACCCGGCTGTACCGGCTCAGCAACGGAAAGCTCGGCGGCACGATTCAGAAGGCCCCGGTCGCGCTGCTGACCACCATCGGCCGCAAGAGTGGCGAACCGCGGGTGACTCCGTTGATCTATGTGCGTGACGGCGACCGCGTAGTTGTGCCCGCGTCACGGGGCGGCTCCGACAAACACCCGTTGTGGTACCTCAACCTGAAGGCCAACCCGAAGGTACAGGTGCAGATCGGCAAAGAGGTGCTGCAGCTGCAGGCCCGCGACGCCAATGACGAAGAGCGCGAACGATACTGGTCTCAGCTCGCGGCCGTTTATCCGCCGCTCGACGACTACAAGACGTGGACCGATCGCGTCATCCCGCTCGTAGTCTGCGAACCCTAGTCAATTCTGCGTTGAGTCTGCGCTTTGGGCGGTGTCTACTCGCATTTCTCCGCCCAGGACGCAGTCTCAACGCCTGAGTTGACGACATGCTCTAGGCACCTGCGCCGTAGACCGGGACCGGCGTGCGCGCCTTGGCCAGCAAATCCGCGACCACGGGGCCCAACTCGGCGGGGTCCCACTTGGCGCCCTTGTCAATCTGCGGACCGTGCGCCCATCCCTCGGCGACCCGGATCTTGCCGCCCTCGACCTCGAACACCTGCCCGTTGACGTCACGCGACTCGGCGCTACCCAGCCACACCACCAGCGGCGAGACGTTCTCCGGCGCCATCGCGTCGAAATCCTGGTCCTGCGTTGCCATCATCTCGGCGAAGACCGTCTCGGTCATGCGGGTGCGGGCCGACGGCGCAATGGCATTGACGGTCACCCCATAGCGTCCGAGTTCGGCCGCCGCAACGAGCGTCAACGCCGCAATGCCGGCCTTGGCCGCGCTGTAGTTGCCCTGTCCGACGCTGCCCTGCAGCCCGGCGCCGGAACTGGTGTTGATGATGCGCGCGTCCACCGCCTGACCGGCTTTGGCAAGCCCGCGCCAGTAGGACGCCGCGTGCCGCATCGTGGCGAAGTGACCCTTGAGGTGCACGGCGATGACGGCGTCGAACTCCTCCTCGCTGGTGTTGGCGATCATCCGGTCGCGCACGATGCCGGCGTTGTTCACCAGGATGTCCAGTCCACCGAAGGTGTCGACGGCAGTCTGAACCAGTTCGGCTGCCTGGTTCCAGTCGGCCACGTTGGATCCATTGGCGACGGCTTCGCCACCGGCGGCGACGATTTCGTCCACGACGCCCTGCGCCGCGCTGCCACCGCTTGCGGGTGAGCCGTCCAGCCCCACCCCGATGTCGTTGACCACCACACGCGCGCCTTCTGCCGCGAAAGCAAGCGCATGTGCGCGACCGATACCGCCGCCCGCCCCGGTGACGATGACTACCCGGCCGTCAACCACTCCCATATTTTTGCTCTCCTCTACTTGACCGCACTGGCGTTCGTGGTGGCCAGGTAGTGCGGCGGCTCGCCGCCACCGTGCACCTCCAACGTGGCACCACTGATGTATGAGGCCGCGTCTGAAGCCAAAAACGCTGCGGCCCAACCGACGTCGTCGGGCTTGGCTAGTCGGCCCAACGGCACGTTCTCGGATATCGCGGCAATCGACTCGGCGTCGCCGTAAAAGAGGTCCGCCTGTTCGGTTTCCACCATGCCGACCACACAGGCGTTCACCCTGACCTTCGGGCCCCACTCGACGGCAAACGTCTGCGTGAGGCTCTCCAGGCCGGCCTTCGCTGCGCCGTACGCGGCGGTGCCCGGTGACGGGCGTCGACCGCTGAGGCTGCAGATGTTGACGATCGACCCACCCTCAGGCTGAGCTTGCATCTTGTCGTTGGCGTACTGCGAAACAAACAGCCCACCAATCAGATTCAGCTCGATGATCTTGCGGTTGAACTTCGGACTGGACTCCGCAGTCAGCACATACGGCGAACCGCCGGCATTGTTGACCACGACGTCGAGCCGGCCGTGCCGGTCCACGATCGCGTCGATCAGGGCCTTGACGGCCTCCTCGTCGCGAACGTCGCAGGAATGGAATTCATAGGGCAAGCCTTCGACTGCACGTCTGGCGCATGTCACGACCGTCGCGCCCTGCCCGGCGAACACCGAGCTGATACCTGCGCCGACGCCGCGAACGCCCCCCGTCACCAGCACCACTCGCCCAGCCAGCCCGAAATTGATGCCGTCCACTGTGCTAGCGTACCAAGCAAGTGCTTGCTTAGGTAACTTGGACCCCAGCAGGAAGTGCCATGACCATCACATCCTCCACCGTGGAACCCGGCATAGTCGCCGTCACCGTCGACTATCCGCCCGTCAACGCCATTCCCTCGCGCGGATGGTTCGAGCTAGGCGACGCGATCACAGCCGCCGGCGCCAATCCCGAGACGCACGTGGTGATCTTGCGCGCGGAAGGCCGCGGCTTCAACGCCGGTGTGGACATCAAGGAGATGCAGCGGACCGAGGGATTCACCGCGCTGATCGACGCCAACCGCGGCTGCTTCCACGCATTCCGTGCGGTCTACGAGTGCGCGGTGCCGGTGGTTGCGGCGGTGAACGGCTTCTGCGTCGGCGGCGGCATCGGCCTGGTGGGCAACTCGGACGTCATCGTCGCTTCCGACGACGCCACCTTCGGTTTGCCGGAAGTGGAACGTGGCGCACTCGGCGCCGCCA
This region includes:
- a CDS encoding nitroreductase family deazaflavin-dependent oxidoreductase; its protein translation is MPKTAPRFLNSPFADFFIKWMSRFNTRLYRLSNGKLGGTIQKAPVALLTTIGRKSGEPRVTPLIYVRDGDRVVVPASRGGSDKHPLWYLNLKANPKVQVQIGKEVLQLQARDANDEERERYWSQLAAVYPPLDDYKTWTDRVIPLVVCEP
- a CDS encoding steroid 3-ketoacyl-CoA thiolase, coding for MGNPVIVEATRSPIGKRGGWLSGLHATELLGATQKALVEKAGIDAGDVEQVVGGCVTQFGEQSNNITRVSWLVAGLPEHVGATTVDCQCGSSQQANGLVAGLIAAGVIDIGIACGIEAMSRVGLGANAGPDRSILRPASWDIDLPDQFTAAERIAKRRGITREDIDQFGFDSQRKAKLAWAEGRFDREISPIEAPVLDENKRPTDERAPVTRDQGLRDTTLEGLSQLKPVIEGGIHTAGTSSQISDGAAAVLWMDEDKAKALGLRPRARIVSHALVGAEPYYHLDGPVQSTAKVLEKAGMKIGDIDIVEINEAFASVVLSWARVHEPDMDRVNVNGGAIALGHPVGSTGSRLITTALHELERTDKSTALITMCAGGALSTGTIIERI
- the echA20 gene encoding (7aS)-7a-methyl-1,5-dioxo-2,3,5,6,7,7a-hexahydro-1H-indene-carboxyl-CoA hydrolase codes for the protein MTITSSTVEPGIVAVTVDYPPVNAIPSRGWFELGDAITAAGANPETHVVILRAEGRGFNAGVDIKEMQRTEGFTALIDANRGCFHAFRAVYECAVPVVAAVNGFCVGGGIGLVGNSDVIVASDDATFGLPEVERGALGAATHLSRLVPQHMMRRLFFTAATVDAATLHHFGSVHEVVPRDQLDEAALRVARDIAAKDTRVIRAAKEALNFIDVQRVNSSYRMEQGFTFELNLAGVADEHRDAFAGTSKGKKE
- a CDS encoding SDR family oxidoreductase; this translates as MGVVDGRVVIVTGAGGGIGRAHALAFAAEGARVVVNDIGVGLDGSPASGGSAAQGVVDEIVAAGGEAVANGSNVADWNQAAELVQTAVDTFGGLDILVNNAGIVRDRMIANTSEEEFDAVIAVHLKGHFATMRHAASYWRGLAKAGQAVDARIINTSSGAGLQGSVGQGNYSAAKAGIAALTLVAAAELGRYGVTVNAIAPSARTRMTETVFAEMMATQDQDFDAMAPENVSPLVVWLGSAESRDVNGQVFEVEGGKIRVAEGWAHGPQIDKGAKWDPAELGPVVADLLAKARTPVPVYGAGA
- a CDS encoding cytochrome P450; protein product: MPTPNLPPGFDFTDPDIYVSRLPVEEFAELRAKAPVWWTEQAPGNGGGFHDGGYWAVTKLNDVKEVSRRSDIFSSYENGVIPRFSNDIAREDIEVQRFVMLNMDAPHHTRLRKIISRGFTPRAVGRLKDELNARAQKIAQAAAAAGSGDFVEQVACELPLQAIADLLGVPQEDRGKIFDWSNEMTGTEDPEFAHVDPKMSSAQLIGYAMQMAEERGRNPGDDIVTQLIQADIDGEKLSDDEFGFFVVMLAVAGNETTRNSITHGMIAFSENPDQWELYKRERPETAADEIVRWATPVTVFQRTALEDYELNGAKIKKGDRVLMFYRSANFDEEVFEDPYKFNILRNPNPHVGFGGTGAHYCIGANLARMTINLIFNAIADNMPDLKPIGTPERLRSGWLNGIKHWQVDYTGKCPVDR
- a CDS encoding SDR family oxidoreductase, which encodes MGSKLPKQALAWYASTVDGINFGLAGRVVLVTGGVRGVGAGISSVFAGQGATVVTCARRAVEGLPYEFHSCDVRDEEAVKALIDAIVDRHGRLDVVVNNAGGSPYVLTAESSPKFNRKIIELNLIGGLFVSQYANDKMQAQPEGGSIVNICSLSGRRPSPGTAAYGAAKAGLESLTQTFAVEWGPKVRVNACVVGMVETEQADLFYGDAESIAAISENVPLGRLAKPDDVGWAAAFLASDAASYISGATLEVHGGGEPPHYLATTNASAVK